A window of the Scleropages formosus chromosome 5, fSclFor1.1, whole genome shotgun sequence genome harbors these coding sequences:
- the fgl1 gene encoding angiopoietin-4 gives MGGSATRTGHGTLLLLLLVYGGLCCMQQKQNKMAQGTDCSHIKTKFPRARSGIYRIQPASLRQPFQVYCEMVGDKGWTVFQRRTGSTVSFRRNWAGYKVGFGNLQGDHWLGLEKVRALTQDSRYKWTLRVDLWDFEGGSAYAEYRDFKLASEQEAYKLTVGAYTGTAGDAIRGAYQGIDQNGYGFSTKDRDNDGCSPCIFGDIAENSCSWSEGSGGWWYSRCGSASLHGDWHPAGDNKGWASGLHWLTWKGPGPYSAKATRMRVRAE, from the exons ATGGGAGGATCTGCAACTCGAACTGGTCATGGcacgctgctcctgctgctcttgGTCTACGGCGGCCTCTGCTGTATGCAG caaaagcaaaataagATGGCTCAAG GGACCGACTGCTCTCATATCAAGACCAAGTTCCCCAGAGCGCGCAGTGGGATCTACAGGATCCAGCCGGCCTCACTCAGGCAGCCTTTCCAG GTGTACTGCGAGATGGTGGGGGACAAGGGATGGACAGTATTTCAGAGACGAACCGGGTCAACCGTGTCCTTCAGGCGGAACTGGGCCGGGTATAAAGTGGGATTTGGGAATTTGCAag GGGACCACTGGCTGGGGCTCGAGAAGGTGCGGGCTCTCACGCAGGACAGCAGGTACAAGTGGACTCTGCGAGTGGACCTGTGGGACTTTGAGGGGGGGTCCGCCTATGCTGAGTACAGAGACTTCAAGTTGGCCAGTGAGCAGGAGGCTTATAAACTGACGGTTGGGGCTTACACAGGGACTGCAG GCGATGCCATCCGTGGTGCCTATCAGGGAATTGACCAGAATGGCTACGGcttcagcaccaaggacaggGACAATGACGGCTGCTCTCCTTGCATCTTCGGCGACATTGCGGAGAACAGCTGCAGTTGGTCCGAGGGGAGCGGCGGCTGGTGGTACAGCCGTTGTGGCTCAGCCAGCCTGCACGGGGACTGGCATCCAGCGGGGGATAACAAGGGCTGGGCATCAGGTCTCCACTGGCTCACCTGGAAAGGCCCTGGTCCATACTCTGCCAAGGCCACGCGCATGAGGGTCCGAGCCGAATGA